The nucleotide sequence GAATCATCAACAAATCAAAAAATTATAACTGAATACTAAAACTAACATTTTTAAATTAATGCCAAATTGATGTTTCTAAAAAATACTTATAAATAAAATTAATTTAAGAAAAAACATTTACAATATTAAATTTAAAATATTAATTGATAAGTATGAATGAATCCAAATTTATCGAATTAATTTTTGACACAATAAATGAATTTCAAGGAAAATTAAGTATTGGTGAATATAAAATAATTATATTAAACTTAATTTTTTTAAAATATGTTTCTGATGAATTTGAAATCAAAAATCAAGAACTTCTCGATGAAGGGATGGGATTTGAAGATGATATTGATGAATATACCTCTGAAAATATATTTTATATGCCTCTCAAAGCTCGTTGGGAATTTATTTCTAAAAAAACATATTCTGAAGAGAATGGTTACACTATTGATAATGCAATGAAATTAATTGAAGATGCCAATCCGCAATTAAAAGGTATTTTTTCAAAAAACTTTGGAAATCCCGAAATAGATAAAAAACATCTAGGAGAACTAATTGATTTATTTAATAATATCTCATTCAATGATTACTCCCCAAATGAAAGATTTTGGAGTAACATTTATGAAACATGTCTTTATAGATTCTTCCAAGCTGAAGGTAAAAAATCAAGCGAATCATACACTCCTATTGGTATAATTAAAGTATTAGTCAATATACTTAAACCAAATGCCGGTCGAGTTTATGACCCTTGTTGTGGTACTGGAGGAATGTTTATACAACTTGATAAATTCCTTGAAAATCAAAATATTCCTATTCAAAATTTCTCTTTTTACGGTCAAGAAATAAATAATGATCGATGGAAATTATCTAAATTAAATACCATTATCCATAAGCTTGATGTTGATATAGGAAGTTATTCGAGTGATACCTTAAGGACTGATATACATCCTTTAATAAAAGCAGATTATATTTTAGCAAATCCAAAATTTAACATGGACAAATGGGGTTTTGAAGAACTGCAAGATAGTCCGATGTGGAAATATGGAATCCCCCCAAAAGGAAATGCAAACTTCGCATGGATACAATATATGATTTATCATTTGTCACCAAAAGGAAAAATTGGATTAGTTCTAGCTAATGGTTCACTATCCTCAAAAGGAAAAATTAGGCAAGCTATTATTGAAGATGATTTAGTCGAATGTATTGTAGCATTACCTACACAATTATTCTATGCTGGAGGAATACCTGTTTCTCTATGGTTTTTAAATAAAGCTAAAAAACAAAAAGGTAAGACTTTATTTATTGATGCTAGTAAAATGGGAACTATGGTTTCCCGTAAATTACGTGAACTAACTGATGAGGATATAGAATTAATTGCTGATACTTTCACCAAATTTGAAGAAGGAACACTCGATGATGAAAAAGGATTCTGCAAAGTCAGTGATCTAGAAGAAATTAAAAAACACGAATTCATATTAACCCCTGGAAGATATGTAGGATTTAAACCAGAAAAAGATGATGGCATACCATTCAAAGAAAAAATGAATAAACTAACTACTGAGCTTTATGACTTAATGGACGAGTCTGAAGCACAAAATAAAAAAATAAAGAAGATTTTAAATGAAATTGAATTTAAATAATTTTTAATTCAGAAGATTTTAATGAGCATAATCAATAGTTTTTTAAAGTCGCACAAATTTGAGTTTAGTTTATTTAGATGAATTATGTGATTCCATATCTGAAACTTATGATAAAAATACTGAGAATATTGTATTAATTAATACGTCTGATGTTTTTAACGGTAAAGTTTTAAATCATGAATTTGTTCCAAATAAAGATATTAAAGGACAATTTAAAAAGTTATTTCAAAAAGGAGACATTTTATATTCAGAAATTAGACCTGCTAATAAACATTATGCTTTTGTCGATTTTGAATCAAAAGATTATGTTGCATCTACAAAACTAATGGTATTACGTCCTAAAAAAGAAAAAATAAGATCAAAATATTTATATTATATTTTAAAGAATAAAGATATTGTTAATTTTTTACAAGGTTTGGCCGAATCAAGATCAGGAACATTTCCACAAATAACTTTCTCTGAATTATCAACAATTGATATTGATTTACCATCTCTTGAAAATCAAGATATTATTGTAGAAATTATAGATACTATTGAATCAAAGATTGAAAATTTAGAAAAGATAAATAAAAATTTACATTTATTATCAAAAAATATTTTTAAATATTACATGGAAGATTTCTGCCCTTTTTTAGAAAATGGGATGCAAAATTCTGAATTAGGCAATATACCAATAGATTGGAAAGTTCATGATTTTAATTCAATAGCAGATATTTTTAATGGATATTCCTATAAAGGGAATGAATTACAGCCTTCAAATTCTGCTATGGCAACTATTAAAAATTTTAATCGTGATGGTAGTTTTAGAAGTGATGGATTTAAAGAGATTGTTTATTCAGAAAAAATTAAAGAACAACATTTTGTTAATGAAAATGATGTTTTAGTGTCTTGTACTGACGTTACTCAAGATGCAGACATTATTGGTAATTGTGTTTTATTATTGGATAAACGGGGCTACAATGAAGTAATTATGTCTATGGATTTAGTGAAAGTTGAATCTAAAATTCCTGAGATTAATAATTTTTTATTAGCGGCTATTTTAAAAAGTTATAGATTTAAAATGCATATTTTAGGTTATGTAAATGGCACTACTGTTCTTCATTTGGATAAAAAAGGAATTAAAAAATTTAGATTAGCATTACCTTCTGATTTATCTATTTTAAAAGATCTTAGCAACATCATGGAACAAATATATAATCAAATTTCAATTAATATGAAAGAGATTAATAATTTAACAAAATTACGTGACACTTTACTTCCAAAGTTAATGTCCGGTGAGATTGATGTCTCGAAGATAAATTGTGACATGCCTCCCAAGACACAAGAGAATTGTATTAATAATTTTACATCGCTACAACAAAATAAATTAGTAGAGGTGATAATATGAAAACTAAAATTATTTCAAAAATCCAAAATCAAATGAAACCTTACTTAAATCAAGGACAATACATCAAATTAACCAATTCATTATTAAATTCACTTCAAGACATAGATATAATTGATAACAATAATGAATTAAGTGAAATAGATAATTTTAAACTACTAAAACTTTTTTTATCCGCTAAACAAGTCGAAGGCTGCTCTAAAAAAACAATAAAATATTACCAAACCACAATTGAAAAAATGTTAATAACCATTAAAAAACAAGTTTATAACATTAATACTGATGATTTAAGAAAATACCTTTTCGAACACAAAAATGAAAGACATTCTTCAAAAACAACAATAGACAATATAAGAAGAATTTTTTCAAGTTTCTTTTCATGGTTAGAAGATGAAGATTATATCATAAAAAATCCAGTTAGACGAATTCATAGAGTAAAAACTGGAAGAGTTGTAAAAGAAGTATTAACTGATGAAAATTTAGAAGTTTTAAGAGACAATTGTGAAGAAATAAGAGATCTTGCAATGGTTGAACTTCTAACTTCAACAGGAATAAGAGTTGGGGAATTAGTACGATTAAATATAGAAGACATTGATTTTTATGAACGAGAATGTGTTGTATTTGGAAAAGGAGAAAGTGAACGAATTGTATATTTTGATGCAAGAACAAAAATACATTTACTCGAATACTTACAATCAAGAATTGATGAAAATCCAGCATTATTTGTTTCATTAAACAGCCCATATGACCGATTAGGAATTAGTGGAGTAGAAACAAGATTAAGAGAACTTGGAAATAAATGCAACATTAACAAAGTGCACCCCCACAAATTTAGAAGAACAATGGCAACAAATGCAATTGATAAAGGAATGCCAATAGAACAAGTACAAAAATTATTAGGCCATGTTCAAATTGATACCACCATGCAATATGCAATGGTTAATCAGAGCAATGTAAAATTAGCCCATAGGAAATTTATTGGATAAATTATTGTTTAGTTTTCTGATAATCTTATAAATTATTTATATAACATTGTTATAATTAATATCAATAACGCTCAAATTAATGTTAAAATTAAAAAATAAGAACAAATAGCTATTTTGTATAAAAAATATAAAAAAAGAATAATAGTAACAACCATTATTCTAAATCACAATTTATCTTTGAGACATCAATTTCACCAGACATTAATTTAGGAAGTAAAGTATCCCTTAAATTAGTTAAATATTCAATTTCAAAATAATTATTAGATATTTTATCATAAATTTCTTTAAATGGTAATTTTTCAATTATTTCAATTGGAGGCACAACTAATTCTAAATTAGCGATGATATCTTTACTTAAATTCTGCTGTACTGATCCACTAGCTAAGTTTTCAATTTCTTTTTGATTAAATAATAAAAATAAATATAAAAACAAAGTCTTATTAAAATCATTACAAATCATTGCACAGCATGCTTGGTTAGTTGTCGCTTCATGTTTAAGCAAACCAATACGTGCAGCAGTTCCTTTTCCATATAACGCCATAATAATACTGTTAATTGGCAATAATTTTGCTGAACTATTTTTTAATCCTAATTCAGTAATATGTTCTTCACTTTTAATTATAATATTATTGTTAATTTCACCAGTTTTTAACCATGGAATAGTACCATTATCCCAATAATCTGGTTCTCCACGTTTTGGAGTACCTCCATTCTTCATATCATCTACAAATTCTTCAATTAATTGAACAGACCAATTTTCAGGTATTTCACCAAGAGTAGTTGATATAAAATTGCCTTGGGAATAAGGTTCAAAATCAATGAAATGATATCTATAAATTGATTTAGCTAACTCTTGTAAATTTTTATTTATTTTCTCATTGATTCCAATTTTTTTATCAATCAAACTCAAATAATATACTATTTTTTGTTGAACATCTAATGGAGGTAATTTTAAAGGTATTTCTTCAATTACTGCTCTTTTTGAAATATTAACTTGGACAGAACCAGTAGAACGTGAAACTAATGAATTATAACCTTCATAAGAACTAAAAAAATACTTTAAAAATTCTGGAAGAATTAAATCCTTATTTACTCTTAAAGTTAATAAAGCTTGGCTAATAATTCCCTTTGGGTCATCATGTTTAATTATTGAAACTTTACCCACCGTACCTGAACAACTAATAATTAAATCATCAGGATAAGTTGTAAAACGTTTTAATGATTGATATTTTTCTTCATCAATAAAATACCTAAAAATTCTATTATCATATATTGCATTTTGTTGTTCATAAACAGGAATACCCTCAGATTTCATTTCAGCTCTTTTTAATGCAGACCCAAACGGTCCTCTAATGTATCCTTTCTCTGATAAAACATCCTTAAGAACAACATCATTCCATTCTAAACTCAAATTTACCACTCCTTTTTAAAAAAAATTCTAAATTCAAATCTAGAATTCGAAACCAATCTCCTTTAAACTTTGACGAATCTTAGCTTCAAGCTCATTAGATTCTTTAAATAATCCATCAAGTTCACTAGTCAATGTTTTCATCTTCTCTTCAAATGGAATCCCATCATCTTCTTCAGGTTTAAATCCTACATAACGTCCAGGAGTCAATATGAAGTCATGTTTTTTAATTTCATCCAAATCACTTACTTTACAGAATCCTTTTTCGTCTTCAAGTGTTCCTTCTTCAAATTTAGTGAAAGTATCAGCAATTAAATCAATATCCTCATCAGTCAGCTCACGAAGTTTTCTTGAAACCATTGTTCCCATTTCACGTGCATCGATAAAGAGAGTTTTACCTTTCTGTTTCTTGTCACGATTTAAAAACCACAGACAAACTGGTATTCCAGTAGTATAGAACAGTTGTGTTGGCAATGCTACAATACATTCCACCAAATCATCTTCAACAATAGCTTGTCTTATTTTCCCCTCACCAGAAGTGGTGGAAGACAGTGACCCGTTAGCCAATACAAGCCCTATTTTTCCTTTTGGTGATAAATGATGTATCATATGCTGCATCCATGCGAAGTTTGCATTTCCTTTTGGAGGAATACCATATTTCCACCTCACATCATCCTGCAGCTGTTCCTGACCCCATTTTTTAAGGTTGAACGGAGGATTTGCCATTACAAAATCAGCCTTTAATGTCGGATGCAAGTCATTCATAAAAGTATCTTCCTGATGTTCTCCAAGGTCTGCTTCAAGTCCACGAATAGCTAAGTTCATTTTAGCCATTTTCCATGTGGTAGGGTTTGATTCCTGACCATAAATTGATATTTTTTTTATGTTACCGCTGTGGTTTTCTATGAAATGCTTGGACTGGACAAACATTCCCCCTGAACCGCAGCACGGGTCGTATACACGCCCATCATAAGGTTTTAAAACTGAAACAAGTGTTTTTACAACACATGCAGGAGTATAGAACTCACCTGCCTTTTTACCTTCAGTTTCTGCAAACATACTTAAGCAGTATTCATAAGTACGTCCAAGAATATCTTTTTTATCCCCTTTATCAGACATCTGGACATTTGTAAAGATATCAATTACTGCACCAAGTTTCTTTTTATCAAGTTCCGGCCGTGAGAAGTTTTTAGGTAGAATCCCCTTAAGGGATTTGTTTTTATCTTCAATGGCTTTCATTGCATTATCAATTGTCACACCATTTTCTGCAGTGTTTGCCTTCTCAGCAATTTTATCCCAACGAGCTTCAGGAGGAACAAAAAATATGTTTTCTGATGTGTATTCATCAATATCTTCTTCAAATCCTGCACCTTCATCTACCAGTTCCTGATATCTTTCTTCAAATTTATCTGAGAGATATTTTAAAAAGATTAATCCCAGTACTACATGTTTGTATTCTGCCGCATCCATTGAACCTCTCAGTTCATCAGCTGCGTCCCATATTTGCTTTTCAAAACCTATTTCTGACGTATTTTCTTTTGCCATTAAATCACCTATGCTGATTCATCTACCCATAATTCGCATTGTGCGATAACTTTTTCAAGTGCTCCCGCCATTTCTTTTGGAGGATAATCATATTTTTTAAGCAGTCTTTTTACAGTTCTTCTCATGTTTGCTCTTGCTGATTCTTTTTTCTGCCAGTCTATTGTTCTGTTTCTTCTTAACGAATCTGTAAGCTCCTGCGTAATTTTAATTAAAGTTTCATCATCGTAGAAGTCGTGGATATTCTGAGGAAGAGCAATCGCATTGTAAAATGCCAGTTCCTCTTCACTAAGGCCTAATTTTTCTCCTTCCAAGTGAGCATCACGCAGTAATTTCGCAATTTTGATTAACTCTTCTATAACCTCATCGTTTGTAATGTGGCCGTTAATGTAACTGTTCATAGTCTGTTTCAGCAAGTCTGAAAATTCCTCTGATTTTACGATATTGGTTCTTTTATATCCTTTTACCTGGTCATTGAGCAGTTTTTCTAAAAGAGAAATTGTCATGTTTGATGACTCCATTGCCCTCACTTTATCTAAAAATTCAGGATCAAAAAGAGAAACTTCATCACTGACGTTGATGACATTAATTACTCCAGTGCTTTTTATTGACTGGTTGAGCAGTTCTGTAATCTGTTTGTTGATTTCAGATAAAGATAATTTTTCTTTTGAAGAAACTTTAACAAGCACTGTCCTTACCGCTTCAAAAAATGCGGCTTCAAATCTTTCTTTTTCCTTAGCTCTGCTTCTGCAGAGTGACAGCCATTTCTTTAAAAGCAATGCTTCTTTTAAAAACGAATCCTTATTATCTTTGTGAGATAAATCTTCCATGAAGTTTACACCACCAGTGATGACTTTTGATCTTTCCAGATTACTGTCACCGAAGAATTTGGAGTAATCAAATCCATGGAATCTATCACGACAGACTTCAAGCTTTTCCTGAAATTTCGGATATGCTATATTGTCAACGTCCATATCTCCGTAATTTTTATTGTCCCTTTCTGTATATTCACTCATTGCTTTTTTAAGCTCTGATGCAATTCCGATATAATCAACAATGAGTCCACCTTTTTTATCCTTAAATACCCGGTTTACACGAGCAATTGCCTGCATTAAATTGTGTCCTTTCATAGGTTTGTAGACATACATTGTTGCAAGTGAAGGCACGTCAAATCCTGTAAGCCACATGTCAACTACAATAGCTATTTTCATAGGGTCTTCATCATCCTTGAATTTCTTTTCAAGTTCCTTTTTATAGGATTTATCCCCAATGATTTCATGCCATTCTTCAGGATCCTTATTGGAACCGCTCATGACCACTTTTACCTTTTCATCCCAATCTGGTCTGAGTTCCAGTATTTTTTCATACATTTTAATGGCAATTGACCTAGAATATGCTACAATCATTGCTTTACCTGTCAATTCTATAGCCCTGTTGTCTTCATAATGATGCACAATGTCTGTACAAATATCATCAATGATTTCCGGTGCGCCAAGCAATGATTCCATTTTACTTAGCTCACGTTTGCTTCTCTCGATATTGTATTCTTCAGCCTGCTGTCTTAACTCCCAGTATTTATCATCGATTTTTTGCAAAATTGTCTCATCAAGTTTTATCTCAGCAATACGGCTTTCATAGCTTATAGGTACTGTTGCACCGTCTTCTACTGACTGTGTCATGTCGTAAATGTCAATGTAGTTTCCGAAAACTTCACGTGTGCTTTTATCTGACCTTGAAATTGGCGTTCCTGTAAATCCAATATAAGTTGCATTTGGAAGTGCATTACGTATTCTTCTTGCAGCACCAATCTTGATTTCACCTGTTTCTGGATTTACTGTCTCTTCAAGACCATACTGGCTGCGGTGCGCTTCATCGGATATTACAATAACATCATCCCTATCTGTTAGAGATTCATCATAATCATCGAATTTCTGCATTGTTGTGAAAAATATTCCATTAGCCTGCCTGTCCTTAAGCAAATCCTTTAGATTTTTCATGCTTGTGGCCTGTTTTGGAGTTTGTCTTAAAAAGTCACCGCATTTTGTAAATTGTGCAAATAACTGATCATCCAAATCGTTCCTATCCGTTATTACAACAAAAGTTGGACTTTCAAGTCTTTGCTGGAGCTTGTTTACATAAAATACCATTGACAGGCTTTTTCCACTACCCTGAGTGTGCCAAAATACTCCCGCCTTGTGGTCACTTTCAATAGCTTTAACGGTAGACTCAACAGCCTTGTTTACCGCAAAGTATTGGTGATACGCCCCTAAAATCTTTACTTTATTAGCTGAATCGTTGGAAAATGTTATAAAATTCTTTAAGATATCCAAGAATCTGTTTTTCTCAAATATTCCTTCAAAAAATGTTGTAAAATCAGCCCATTGTGTTGACTCATAACTTCCATCAGTTGTTTTCCATTCCATGAATCTGTCTTCATTTGCAGTGATTGTTCCTGCCTTTGATATTGACAAATCACTCATAACACAAAAGGCATTGTAATTAAATAGAACAGGAATAACCTGCATATATTTTTTAAGCTGAGTATATGCTTCAGAAGTATCAGTATCATCTCTTGAAGGAGATTTCAGCTCACAAACAACCAACGGCAAACCGTTTACAAACACAACAACATCAGGTATTTTGGTTTCCTTATCAACAACAGTCCACTGATTGATAACCGTAAACAAATTTGAGTCGATATTGTCATAATCAATCAGTTTAACGTGAGTGGACTCCTCTTTTCCGTCACGCCAATAGCTTACGTTAATACCATTTTGAAGATATCCCATAAACTTGTTGTTAATCTCTTCCAGTGACCCAATACCCAAATCCTGGATGTTTTCAATAGCTTTATCCACAGCTTCACGATCTAAGGATTTGTTGATACTGTATAAATTATCCAGATCATGAACAAAAAGAGGATTTTTGTGTTCTCTATCTATGTCAGGACCATAATAATTACTGTAACCCAATGATTGGAACAGCTCCATTATGGATTTTTCATATGCTTCTTCATTATAGATTGAAATTTTAATCAACTCCAAACAATTTAACAAACTGGCTACAAGATTGCTTTAATAATAGTTTTATCACAATTATATATTAAATTTATTAAAAATACCTGATTAGAAGAGAATAACATTAACGGTTGAAAATTTTAAAAATAAGCTAAAAATTAGATGAGGACATATATCCCATAATAAATAAAAGTGAAAAACACTTAAAAATAAAAAAATAGTAAAATAGATTAATAATTATTTAGATTAACCTTTTTACTAGCTAAATATTTACCCATATCATAATCAGCTAAAGTCCATACCCTCAGATAATCACCTTTAGGGATTAGACCATCATGAGCTAAAGTTTCCACATAGAAATAAATTGGACTGTAAGCTATTTTAAATCCGGATTTTACCTTCTTGGTTTCAGTATAAGTTACTTTCTTTTTCAATTTTGCATAAGTCTTTAGAACTCTACCATCATCAGATTCAACGGTTTTGGATCCATACCATTCCCAACCCTGATTATAATATTTATTTAATGAATAATCATAATGAGTTGTATCTGACCAGTCATAGTTTGAAACTACCTTATATGAAAGAACCTTTTTGTAAACCCATTTTGTTTTTTTAACTTTAACAGTTTTATAATTTGGTGCCTTATACGGATAGCTTCCTATTTTAATTTTCACAGTTGAATCCTTACCATTCAATTTTGCATTAATTAACTTTTTATATTGGCTATAAGATAGTTTACATGAGTATTTACCTGCTTTAAAAATATAATAACTTTTAGCTTTCTTAACAACAGCTTTAGAAGATACTGATTTTGAATTATAATTTTTTGAAGAAAATACGGCCTTATACATATATGTTTTATCTTTAGTTAACTTGATTTTCTTGTATGCAACACCGCTATCCACTTTAACTTTGTATGATTTGCCATTTATTGTGAATTTAACTGTACCTTCATCAATTGTGCATCCATCATTATCTTTAACAGCAGCTTTTAATGTAGTATATGATTTTGTATCTGAAATTACCTTATTTGCAGTCAATTTTACAGGTGCCTTTTTGATATTTAGATTTATTACAACTGATTTGGCCTTATAAGAGGCGGACTTGCCCAAATCAACAGTAAATTTGTACTTTCCAGCAGTTTCATAAATATTGAAAAGACAAACCCCGTCATCATCAGTATAATCATTATATACAATTTTACCTGCATTGTTTTTTATCTGAATCGGAATATTTGATTTTTCATCAGTATTTGTTTTAACTTTAACAGTTAACGGATTCATAGAGTTATAATAAGAATTATAATCCTTAACAATAATTTCTGAATTATAAGGCTCTTCGATATCTGACAATAACTCATCGTTATTAATTCCAACATCCGTTGCATTTTCATTAGCTGAAACAACAGAAATTGACAGTAACATGATAAAAATCGATAGTGCAAATATTATCTTTTTATCCATAATATCACCCAATTAAACTATATTATCATATTTAATTTGAAAATATATAAATCATCAATAAAAAGGGACTAATCTGAATAAAAAAACGTAATGGTAAATCATACCACCATCTCTTCAAAACAATTACTCATGACTATAATATAATAGTGTGGTTAAAAAGACATAAACTGTTAACATTAACATTTGAAATTTGAAAAAACAGACCTAAATCAATGTGAGGATATATATCCCCCACTAAAAATCAGACTCAAAAATACAAAACGTTAACGTTAAAGTAAAATGCGATTAAAATAATGCAACAAGGCATCACCAAATAGCTAAAAAAAAGTAAATAAAGTAATGGTAAATTATACCATTACCGGTTCGCCACGTTCCCATCTGTCTCTTGCATCACGCACATCGGCATAACTGCTTCCAACACCCTGACCGTGCTGTCCGTCCGGATCAACAATGACTCCTTCATCATTATAATAAACATTGACTTCCGGATCATAATGAAGTCCGCTGCCACCTGATGATGAGGATGAAGACTGGCTGGACTGGGATGAAGCGGTCTCCTGAACAGCTTCTTTTTCAATTACAAGTTTTTGAGTTGTACTGTTAGCCGTGAAATTCTCATTTCCTGAAAATGTTGCATTTACAGTGTAATTGCCCGCATCCAGATTCAAGGGCATGCTGGCATTACCATCGGAATCTGTTTTTAAGGAATCCTCCAATACAACATTGCCGCTGTCATCAGTTACTGTAATCTTAACTCCTGCACTTATTGCAGCATTGTTTAAATCAGTCAGCTTAACCGTGAGATTATCCCCTTCATACAAAGTCTTGTTGCTTGTAATAGCTATTTTTGAATCATTTTGAGCATTCATTAACGGCATTGACATCACAAGCATTGCCGCAGCAAGAATAACTACCACAATAATCAGAATAGCAATAATAATCTTATTTTTTTCCATAATAATCCTATATACTGTAAATGCTATATAATTTGTGTTTAATGGCTGTTAAAAACCCATTTACCTAAATCAGCACTGACATTTCATATGCCAAATTGCATTTTGAAAATTTAAATCAATTCATTTAATAAAATAAGAATTATAATCAAATTATTTTACTTTTTAAGATGTAAGTGAGTACTTGCATTCGAAAAACTTTATATATGACCTTGTTCAAAGAATTAATTGTGCAAAGAGGTGTTAAAAACACTTCACTACGCAAGGTGATATAATGAAACTCAAAAACAAAATTTTTGCAATACTCGCAATCTTCT is from uncultured Methanobrevibacter sp. and encodes:
- the xerA gene encoding site-specific tyrosine recombinase/integron integrase, translating into MKTKIISKIQNQMKPYLNQGQYIKLTNSLLNSLQDIDIIDNNNELSEIDNFKLLKLFLSAKQVEGCSKKTIKYYQTTIEKMLITIKKQVYNINTDDLRKYLFEHKNERHSSKTTIDNIRRIFSSFFSWLEDEDYIIKNPVRRIHRVKTGRVVKEVLTDENLEVLRDNCEEIRDLAMVELLTSTGIRVGELVRLNIEDIDFYERECVVFGKGESERIVYFDARTKIHLLEYLQSRIDENPALFVSLNSPYDRLGISGVETRLRELGNKCNINKVHPHKFRRTMATNAIDKGMPIEQVQKLLGHVQIDTTMQYAMVNQSNVKLAHRKFIG
- a CDS encoding restriction endonuclease subunit S, with protein sequence MSLVYLDELCDSISETYDKNTENIVLINTSDVFNGKVLNHEFVPNKDIKGQFKKLFQKGDILYSEIRPANKHYAFVDFESKDYVASTKLMVLRPKKEKIRSKYLYYILKNKDIVNFLQGLAESRSGTFPQITFSELSTIDIDLPSLENQDIIVEIIDTIESKIENLEKINKNLHLLSKNIFKYYMEDFCPFLENGMQNSELGNIPIDWKVHDFNSIADIFNGYSYKGNELQPSNSAMATIKNFNRDGSFRSDGFKEIVYSEKIKEQHFVNENDVLVSCTDVTQDADIIGNCVLLLDKRGYNEVIMSMDLVKVESKIPEINNFLLAAILKSYRFKMHILGYVNGTTVLHLDKKGIKKFRLALPSDLSILKDLSNIMEQIYNQISINMKEINNLTKLRDTLLPKLMSGEIDVSKINCDMPPKTQENCINNFTSLQQNKLVEVII
- a CDS encoding restriction endonuclease subunit S, with the protein product MSLEWNDVVLKDVLSEKGYIRGPFGSALKRAEMKSEGIPVYEQQNAIYDNRIFRYFIDEEKYQSLKRFTTYPDDLIISCSGTVGKVSIIKHDDPKGIISQALLTLRVNKDLILPEFLKYFFSSYEGYNSLVSRSTGSVQVNISKRAVIEEIPLKLPPLDVQQKIVYYLSLIDKKIGINEKINKNLQELAKSIYRYHFIDFEPYSQGNFISTTLGEIPENWSVQLIEEFVDDMKNGGTPKRGEPDYWDNGTIPWLKTGEINNNIIIKSEEHITELGLKNSSAKLLPINSIIMALYGKGTAARIGLLKHEATTNQACCAMICNDFNKTLFLYLFLLFNQKEIENLASGSVQQNLSKDIIANLELVVPPIEIIEKLPFKEIYDKISNNYFEIEYLTNLRDTLLPKLMSGEIDVSKINCDLE
- a CDS encoding class I SAM-dependent DNA methyltransferase, translated to MAKENTSEIGFEKQIWDAADELRGSMDAAEYKHVVLGLIFLKYLSDKFEERYQELVDEGAGFEEDIDEYTSENIFFVPPEARWDKIAEKANTAENGVTIDNAMKAIEDKNKSLKGILPKNFSRPELDKKKLGAVIDIFTNVQMSDKGDKKDILGRTYEYCLSMFAETEGKKAGEFYTPACVVKTLVSVLKPYDGRVYDPCCGSGGMFVQSKHFIENHSGNIKKISIYGQESNPTTWKMAKMNLAIRGLEADLGEHQEDTFMNDLHPTLKADFVMANPPFNLKKWGQEQLQDDVRWKYGIPPKGNANFAWMQHMIHHLSPKGKIGLVLANGSLSSTTSGEGKIRQAIVEDDLVECIVALPTQLFYTTGIPVCLWFLNRDKKQKGKTLFIDAREMGTMVSRKLRELTDEDIDLIADTFTKFEEGTLEDEKGFCKVSDLDEIKKHDFILTPGRYVGFKPEEDDGIPFEEKMKTLTSELDGLFKESNELEAKIRQSLKEIGFEF
- a CDS encoding type I restriction-modification system subunit M, with translation MNESKFIELIFDTINEFQGKLSIGEYKIIILNLIFLKYVSDEFEIKNQELLDEGMGFEDDIDEYTSENIFYMPLKARWEFISKKTYSEENGYTIDNAMKLIEDANPQLKGIFSKNFGNPEIDKKHLGELIDLFNNISFNDYSPNERFWSNIYETCLYRFFQAEGKKSSESYTPIGIIKVLVNILKPNAGRVYDPCCGTGGMFIQLDKFLENQNIPIQNFSFYGQEINNDRWKLSKLNTIIHKLDVDIGSYSSDTLRTDIHPLIKADYILANPKFNMDKWGFEELQDSPMWKYGIPPKGNANFAWIQYMIYHLSPKGKIGLVLANGSLSSKGKIRQAIIEDDLVECIVALPTQLFYAGGIPVSLWFLNKAKKQKGKTLFIDASKMGTMVSRKLRELTDEDIELIADTFTKFEEGTLDDEKGFCKVSDLEEIKKHEFILTPGRYVGFKPEKDDGIPFKEKMNKLTTELYDLMDESEAQNKKIKKILNEIEFK